One region of Cyanobacterium sp. T60_A2020_053 genomic DNA includes:
- a CDS encoding Uma2 family endonuclease: MIAITQRKQKLTLNDFLALPETKPAQEYFNGDITTKPMPQGQHSMIQTYLAETINQVARKQKIALALTELRCTFGDRSLVPDIAVFEWHRIPRDEKGKIANRINTYPDWIIEILSPEQPANQVIKKIIFTIEEGAKLGWLIAPQDESVMIFQPNQFPQIKSGKDNLTVLEIINDWHLSVKEIFEWLNL; the protein is encoded by the coding sequence ATGATCGCAATTACCCAAAGAAAACAAAAATTAACGTTAAATGATTTTCTCGCTTTGCCCGAAACCAAACCTGCCCAAGAATATTTTAACGGTGATATTACAACTAAACCGATGCCACAAGGTCAACACAGTATGATTCAGACTTATTTAGCTGAAACCATTAATCAAGTTGCTAGAAAACAAAAAATAGCTTTAGCTTTAACAGAATTGCGTTGTACCTTTGGAGATCGCTCTTTAGTACCAGATATTGCGGTTTTTGAGTGGCATCGTATCCCTAGAGATGAAAAAGGAAAAATAGCCAATCGTATTAACACCTATCCTGATTGGATTATTGAAATCTTATCTCCAGAACAACCAGCTAATCAAGTCATCAAAAAAATTATTTTTACCATAGAGGAGGGCGCTAAACTAGGATGGTTAATTGCTCCTCAAGATGAGTCAGTCATGATCTTTCAACCAAATCAATTTCCTCAAATCAAATCAGGAAAGGATAATTTGACAGTATTAGAAATAAT